From a single Methanomicrobium sp. W14 genomic region:
- a CDS encoding 3-isopropylmalate dehydratase large subunit, protein MGMTISEKIFSRHCKKGCKAGDVVMAPVDAAMIHDITGPLAINVFRDMGGDKVFDPKKIIMLFDHQIPADSINAAENHVMMREFAKEQGIYNYDIKEGVCHQVVPEKGRVKPGDIVVGSDSHTCTYGALGVFATGIGSTDMAYVLKFGELYFRVPETIKVSADGKFGDRVGPKDLILSLAGDIRADGATYKALEFCGSTFLDMEIPGRLTCSNMAIEMGAKAGIVPPDKKTWDYLKDRCTCTPFTLESDPDAKYSEERSYDVSELNPKVAVPHNVDNVVDVSEVAGKHIDQVFIGSCTNGRFEDFKEAADILGDNVFSKDVRVILVPASKDEYVKVLKAGLIEKFIDAGALVEAPCCGPCMGGAFGLLAPGEVSLSTSNRNFRGRQGSTEAFVYLSSPATAAASAIKGVITDPREV, encoded by the coding sequence ATGGGAATGACGATATCCGAGAAGATATTTTCACGCCACTGCAAAAAGGGCTGCAAAGCGGGTGATGTCGTGATGGCACCTGTTGACGCCGCGATGATACATGACATCACCGGTCCTCTTGCGATAAATGTATTTCGCGATATGGGCGGGGATAAGGTCTTTGACCCGAAAAAGATAATCATGCTCTTTGACCACCAGATCCCGGCCGACTCCATAAATGCCGCGGAAAACCACGTGATGATGAGAGAGTTTGCGAAGGAACAGGGAATCTACAATTATGACATAAAAGAGGGAGTCTGCCACCAGGTGGTCCCCGAAAAGGGAAGGGTTAAGCCCGGAGACATTGTTGTAGGCTCGGACTCTCATACTTGCACCTACGGTGCACTTGGTGTGTTTGCCACGGGAATAGGTTCAACTGACATGGCTTATGTCCTGAAGTTCGGCGAACTTTACTTCAGGGTCCCGGAGACGATAAAAGTCAGTGCAGACGGAAAGTTCGGTGACAGGGTCGGCCCGAAGGACCTTATTTTAAGCCTTGCAGGCGACATCCGTGCCGACGGTGCGACATACAAGGCCCTTGAGTTCTGCGGGAGCACTTTTTTGGATATGGAGATTCCGGGAAGGCTTACCTGCTCTAATATGGCAATCGAGATGGGTGCAAAGGCGGGAATCGTTCCTCCTGACAAGAAGACGTGGGACTACCTCAAAGACAGGTGCACGTGCACCCCTTTCACTCTTGAAAGCGACCCTGACGCGAAGTATTCTGAAGAGCGTTCGTACGATGTATCAGAGCTTAACCCGAAGGTTGCCGTCCCGCATAATGTCGACAACGTCGTAGATGTCTCAGAAGTTGCCGGAAAGCACATAGACCAGGTCTTCATCGGGTCGTGCACAAACGGGAGGTTCGAGGACTTTAAGGAGGCGGCGGACATCCTCGGCGACAACGTCTTCTCGAAGGACGTGAGAGTGATTCTTGTCCCCGCGTCAAAGGACGAGTACGTAAAAGTCCTGAAGGCCGGACTTATCGAGAAGTTTATCGATGCGGGAGCGCTTGTCGAGGCCCCGTGCTGCGGCCCCTGCATGGGAGGAGCCTTCGGTCTTCTTGCACCGGGAGAGGTCTCTTTATCGACGTCCAACCGAAACTTCAGGGGAAGGCAGGGGAGCACAGAAGCTTTCGTTTACCTGTCCTCGCCTGCAACGGCGGCTGCAAGTGCGATAAAAGGTGTAATCACCGACCCAAGGGAGGTCTGA
- the cas1 gene encoding CRISPR-associated endonuclease Cas1 — protein sequence MDLVINTWGSFLKKKGNLFLIKTKEGSNEIAADKINTILITGSAGISSDAVELALSKNIDIVFLDKYGNPYGRVWHSKFGSTNLIRRIQIEAGRNRIGTELSKEWMNEKINNQIGFIKYLKKNRPKTGEIFDDAISFMSSFPDKINALSGTPDEIRGTVMGYEGSCSKKYFEVLSTVMTDTWKFNGRSRNPAKDGFNCLLNYGYGMLYSVVEKSCIISGLDPFAGFLHVDNYNKMSFVFDLIEKYRIFIDVPVVFLFTKKMVSEDYFDEIPGGLYLNADGKKAMIAAINQSLEEKISYSGKNMMKKNIIRADCHNIANRLLKYENEVLG from the coding sequence ATGGATCTTGTAATAAACACTTGGGGGTCTTTTCTTAAAAAGAAGGGCAATCTCTTTTTAATCAAAACAAAAGAAGGGTCAAACGAGATTGCCGCCGACAAAATAAATACGATACTCATTACAGGCTCTGCCGGAATTTCATCGGATGCCGTAGAACTTGCACTTTCAAAAAATATAGACATTGTTTTTCTTGACAAATACGGAAACCCGTACGGCAGAGTCTGGCACTCAAAATTCGGCAGTACTAACCTTATCAGGAGGATACAGATAGAGGCGGGAAGAAACAGAATCGGAACTGAACTATCCAAAGAGTGGATGAATGAAAAGATCAACAACCAGATTGGCTTTATAAAATACCTAAAAAAGAACAGACCCAAAACCGGTGAAATTTTTGACGACGCAATATCCTTCATGTCTTCTTTTCCGGATAAAATAAACGCACTTTCAGGGACGCCTGATGAAATAAGGGGCACTGTTATGGGATACGAAGGCTCCTGTTCAAAGAAGTACTTTGAAGTCTTAAGCACAGTGATGACGGATACCTGGAAGTTCAACGGGAGAAGCAGAAATCCGGCAAAAGACGGGTTCAACTGCCTTTTAAATTATGGCTACGGCATGCTTTATTCGGTCGTTGAAAAATCCTGCATCATATCCGGGCTTGACCCGTTTGCAGGTTTTCTGCATGTTGACAACTACAACAAGATGTCATTTGTCTTTGATCTCATCGAAAAATACAGGATTTTCATAGACGTCCCGGTAGTCTTCCTCTTCACGAAAAAAATGGTCAGTGAGGATTATTTTGACGAGATTCCGGGAGGTCTCTATCTTAACGCAGACGGCAAAAAAGCTATGATTGCAGCTATAAACCAGAGCCTCGAAGAAAAAATTTCATATTCCGGAAAGAATATGATGAAGAAAAATATAATCCGGGCCGACTGCCACAACATTGCCAACCGGCTTTTAAAATATGAAAACGAGGTTTTGGGATGA
- the cas7b gene encoding type I-B CRISPR-associated protein Cas7/Csh2 — protein sequence MSEIKNRSEIIFMYDIKDANPNGDPLDENKPRIDEDTMTNLVTDVRLKRTIRDYLYDFKHQEIFIKETRNENDTLKTKEERLDSLNIKTPDELIGKCVDIRLFGATTAIKKKSITFTGPVQFRIGRSVHPVQMKYVKGTTTMPSEKGKKQGTFTENYILPYSLIRFYGIINENAAKITKMTEEDAMLLLDGMWNGTKNLISRSKAGQVPRLLLKVNYKEDDYHIGDIGDMILADSEKPLDEVRDISELTLEIGELMRCLFANSSKIQDIEYQADGRVIFTENKERISLQEALGKTGIKLSELSL from the coding sequence ATGAGTGAAATTAAGAATAGATCAGAAATTATTTTCATGTATGACATAAAGGACGCAAACCCTAACGGAGACCCGCTTGACGAGAATAAGCCCAGAATCGATGAAGACACAATGACGAACCTTGTCACTGATGTAAGGCTGAAAAGGACAATCAGGGATTACCTGTATGATTTCAAACATCAGGAGATCTTCATAAAAGAGACCAGAAATGAAAATGATACGCTGAAGACAAAAGAGGAGAGACTTGATTCACTTAATATAAAAACTCCTGACGAATTAATCGGCAAATGTGTTGATATTCGTCTCTTCGGAGCTACTACTGCAATAAAAAAGAAGAGTATAACTTTTACAGGTCCCGTCCAGTTCAGAATCGGAAGGTCAGTTCATCCTGTCCAGATGAAATACGTAAAAGGGACTACAACTATGCCTTCAGAAAAGGGTAAAAAGCAGGGCACTTTTACCGAGAATTATATCCTCCCGTATTCCCTGATAAGATTTTACGGAATCATAAACGAAAATGCCGCAAAAATAACGAAAATGACTGAAGAAGATGCAATGCTTCTTCTTGACGGCATGTGGAACGGAACGAAAAACCTGATCTCAAGGTCAAAGGCCGGTCAGGTACCAAGACTTCTTTTGAAAGTGAACTACAAAGAGGACGACTATCACATAGGTGATATAGGGGATATGATTCTGGCTGATTCTGAAAAACCTCTGGATGAGGTGAGGGACATCTCGGAACTTACACTCGAAATCGGTGAACTCATGAGATGTCTTTTTGCCAACAGCAGCAAAATACAGGATATAGAATATCAGGCTGACGGCAGGGTAATCTTTACTGAAAACAAAGAAAGAATCTCTCTTCAGGAAGCTCTTGGGAAAACAGGTATAAAGTTATCAGAACTTTCACTGTGA
- the cas2 gene encoding CRISPR-associated endonuclease Cas2, whose amino-acid sequence MTLVWVIYDIVKNKTRSKVVKICKDAGLYRVQKSVFLGDINSNSRDSVILEIESIIDPEADSVYIFPMDKATFEGITLLGQAFDKKYVSDEIITRFF is encoded by the coding sequence ATGACTCTCGTATGGGTTATATACGACATAGTCAAAAACAAAACCCGCTCCAAAGTCGTTAAAATCTGCAAAGACGCCGGTCTGTACAGGGTCCAGAAAAGCGTATTTTTAGGAGACATCAATTCAAATTCAAGGGACTCCGTTATACTTGAAATTGAGAGCATTATTGACCCGGAAGCCGATTCCGTATACATCTTTCCTATGGACAAGGCGACTTTTGAGGGCATCACTCTTCTCGGCCAGGCTTTTGACAAGAAATATGTATCAGACGAAATCATAACGAGGTTTTTCTGA
- a CDS encoding TIGR02556 family CRISPR-associated protein has protein sequence MIDALNKVGEYSLSESKLDPENFEDCVVLLADNPKSSENYKKVLKIMINSDEKPFRYQGIDLEDISSSKMNSYLYRKGSGANGPDSTPTSRITEPEKTLKTKFFGWFKNINGDGVYSLNEEEKTFLKGLGSCVDENSEKITGDLKEKYTELEKGTGAIITLGIITGGKPHYIGDFSTFKKSLVNSAIQAYYSKHNKKSIEEDKTCFVCGNKREVYGFVSTYPFYTVNNIGMVSGGFDQSKSWKNYPVCLGCALTLEAGKTFLSRHSKFNFCGFDYFLIPKPLLEKDESEIYDIFRQFDDEEFKKFTLSKNYSNLLDATKTEVFEYLSEKENYFTVDLMIYEENNSAFNIIMLIEDIFPSRLGKLFEAKKKVEMIPFFSGKESVYDSNREFTGKRDLLFTFANIWHFFGKDNNQDTSSYFLRIAKKIFQNEALEAEILFSGFVRRIRAQYTNKKPLDETLMRSFQLLLFLNELKLLKGNYGVKMIDDVTIENLKKMNDKTDSEVADILFESFPDFFSDDIKKSVFLEGVLTQKLLNIQYRERGSDPFRSKLQGLKLDEKLIKRLLPQIENKLTEYKKNYYRDLEEKISVHMIGAGENWKIPKDEISYYFVLGMNLADLFKREKEEKSEDDEKNE, from the coding sequence ATGATTGACGCACTAAATAAAGTGGGGGAATATTCTCTTTCTGAATCAAAACTGGATCCTGAAAATTTTGAAGACTGTGTGGTTCTTCTTGCTGACAACCCGAAATCGTCCGAGAACTACAAAAAAGTCCTGAAAATTATGATAAACTCAGATGAAAAGCCTTTCAGGTATCAGGGAATTGATCTTGAGGACATTTCATCAAGTAAAATGAATTCTTATCTTTACAGAAAGGGAAGCGGTGCAAACGGACCTGATTCAACACCCACTTCCAGAATTACCGAACCTGAAAAAACACTGAAAACCAAGTTTTTCGGATGGTTCAAAAATATTAATGGTGATGGCGTTTACAGCTTAAATGAAGAGGAAAAAACCTTTTTAAAGGGTCTAGGTAGTTGTGTTGATGAAAACAGTGAAAAAATAACGGGGGATCTAAAGGAAAAATATACAGAACTTGAAAAAGGAACCGGGGCCATAATAACACTTGGTATAATAACAGGGGGAAAGCCTCATTATATCGGGGATTTTTCCACCTTTAAAAAATCTCTTGTGAACTCAGCAATTCAGGCATATTACAGCAAACACAACAAAAAGTCCATTGAAGAAGATAAAACCTGTTTTGTCTGCGGCAATAAAAGGGAAGTTTATGGTTTTGTAAGCACATATCCGTTTTATACCGTAAATAATATCGGTATGGTATCCGGAGGTTTTGATCAGTCGAAATCCTGGAAAAATTATCCTGTGTGCCTTGGATGTGCACTGACGCTTGAAGCCGGAAAAACATTCCTAAGCAGGCATTCTAAATTTAATTTTTGCGGATTTGATTATTTCCTTATTCCAAAACCTCTTCTTGAGAAAGATGAATCCGAAATTTATGACATTTTCAGGCAGTTTGATGATGAGGAGTTTAAGAAATTCACACTCTCAAAGAATTATTCAAACCTTCTTGATGCAACAAAAACTGAGGTCTTTGAGTATCTTTCTGAAAAAGAGAATTACTTTACCGTGGACCTGATGATTTATGAGGAAAACAACAGTGCGTTCAATATAATTATGCTTATCGAGGATATATTTCCTTCAAGGCTCGGAAAATTGTTTGAAGCCAAAAAAAAGGTGGAAATGATACCTTTTTTCAGCGGGAAAGAGTCCGTATATGACAGTAACCGGGAGTTCACCGGGAAAAGGGATCTTTTGTTTACTTTTGCTAATATCTGGCACTTCTTCGGGAAAGACAACAATCAGGACACAAGCAGTTATTTCCTGAGAATTGCAAAGAAAATCTTCCAGAATGAAGCTTTGGAAGCTGAAATTCTCTTCTCCGGATTTGTAAGGCGAATCCGTGCGCAGTACACAAACAAAAAACCACTCGATGAAACTCTTATGAGAAGCTTTCAGCTGCTGCTCTTTTTAAACGAACTTAAACTGTTAAAGGGAAATTATGGTGTAAAAATGATTGACGATGTAACGATTGAGAACTTAAAAAAGATGAATGATAAAACCGATTCAGAAGTAGCGGATATTCTGTTTGAAAGTTTTCCTGACTTTTTCAGCGACGATATAAAAAAATCCGTTTTTCTGGAGGGAGTACTTACGCAGAAGCTTTTGAACATTCAGTACCGTGAAAGGGGCAGTGATCCTTTCAGAAGTAAACTTCAGGGGTTAAAACTGGATGAAAAACTTATAAAGAGGCTTCTTCCGCAGATAGAGAACAAGCTTACAGAATACAAAAAGAACTACTATCGCGACCTTGAGGAGAAGATCTCGGTCCATATGATAGGTGCCGGGGAAAACTGGAAGATACCGAAAGATGAAATAAGCTATTATTTTGTGCTTGGAATGAATCTTGCAGACCTGTTTAAGAGAGAAAAAGAAGAAAAATCAGAGGACGATGAGAAAAATGAGTGA
- a CDS encoding CRISPR-associated endonuclease Cas6 — translation MTELEIFMLKLYSDSEIKGSASQLRGFFATKFNEYVLLHQHNADSLIYRYPFVQYKIIDNVPVVIGINEGAKVLKEIYDKYGSIRLGSAVYEICEKDIRLNKSEFGLTGEFHAYRFLTPWIGLNQENYHRYYGLKNSEERNDFLRRILTGNILSMSKSLGYTVPDRIKCDLKLKPYKTSVKSITHMGFLGKFYVNFRIPDYMGLGKSVSRGFGAVEEIK, via the coding sequence ATGACTGAACTTGAGATCTTTATGCTAAAACTTTATTCAGATTCTGAAATCAAAGGTTCGGCATCACAGCTCAGGGGATTTTTCGCAACAAAATTCAACGAATATGTTCTTCTTCACCAGCATAATGCCGACAGTTTAATTTACAGGTATCCGTTTGTCCAGTATAAAATAATAGACAATGTCCCGGTTGTAATAGGAATTAACGAAGGTGCCAAAGTTCTTAAGGAAATATATGACAAATACGGTTCAATAAGGCTTGGAAGCGCGGTCTACGAAATATGTGAGAAGGATATCAGGCTGAATAAATCCGAATTCGGCTTAACCGGAGAGTTTCATGCATACAGATTTCTGACACCATGGATAGGACTAAACCAGGAAAACTATCACAGGTATTACGGGCTTAAAAATTCAGAAGAAAGAAATGATTTTTTAAGAAGGATTCTTACCGGCAACATACTGTCCATGTCGAAATCACTTGGGTATACAGTTCCCGACAGAATAAAATGCGATCTTAAATTAAAGCCTTACAAAACATCTGTAAAATCGATTACCCACATGGGATTTTTAGGAAAATTCTATGTAAACTTCAGAATTCCTGATTATATGGGTCTCGGCAAATCGGTATCCAGGGGTTTTGGCGCTGTAGAGGAGATAAAATGA
- a CDS encoding YitT family protein: MVTGLFLTAAGIALSTKADLGTSPVSCIPYVLSLGLPLTIGEWTFIMNSAFIFFQYLILRDKFPPYQLAQVLITFVFSAFIDLNMMLMSDMLISGYLPQWIFCLLSCVLIALGVCFLLKAHILMLAAESLILVISKVLKAEYGRIKVFFDSSMVIIAALLSFIFMGYLAGVREGTIAAALLIGTMVRYMNRLSFFKRKPD, from the coding sequence ATGGTCACGGGCCTTTTTCTTACAGCCGCAGGAATCGCACTGTCGACAAAAGCGGACCTCGGAACGTCTCCGGTATCTTGCATACCCTACGTATTAAGCCTCGGCCTTCCTCTGACAATAGGAGAATGGACGTTTATTATGAACTCGGCGTTCATTTTCTTCCAGTACTTAATACTAAGGGATAAGTTCCCGCCTTACCAGCTGGCACAGGTATTAATAACCTTCGTATTCAGTGCATTCATCGATTTGAACATGATGCTAATGTCGGACATGCTTATATCAGGCTACCTGCCACAGTGGATATTCTGCCTTTTAAGCTGCGTATTAATAGCACTCGGTGTATGCTTCCTTCTTAAGGCTCACATCCTGATGCTTGCAGCGGAATCGCTGATTCTTGTAATATCAAAGGTCCTTAAAGCTGAATACGGGAGGATTAAAGTATTCTTTGACTCCTCTATGGTCATCATCGCAGCTCTCCTGTCATTTATATTTATGGGCTACCTTGCAGGAGTACGTGAGGGGACAATCGCGGCAGCACTTTTAATCGGGACGATGGTCAGGTACATGAACAGGCTGAGTTTCTTTAAACGAAAACCAGACTAA
- the cas4 gene encoding CRISPR-associated protein Cas4 translates to MDDKNPIINISDVLEYEFCPRFIYFIYCLDIPQHEELRFKVLEGREIHKKVTQVNRNYIRKKIGAQSREFDVFLASQKYHFKGILDEILFLNDGKAAPLEYKFAEYKDNLFRTTKSQLILQSILIEENYGKKVDRSFVCYVRSNHKLVEMDIRQSDVDKVKAEISDILNIIRTGFYPKTKKNINKCTDCCYRNICT, encoded by the coding sequence ATGGACGACAAAAACCCGATAATCAATATATCAGACGTTTTGGAATACGAGTTCTGTCCGAGATTCATCTATTTCATTTACTGTCTCGACATCCCGCAGCACGAAGAGCTTAGGTTCAAGGTCCTCGAGGGGAGAGAGATTCACAAAAAAGTAACGCAGGTCAACAGAAACTACATCAGAAAGAAGATAGGTGCACAGTCACGTGAGTTCGACGTTTTTCTTGCATCCCAAAAATACCATTTCAAGGGAATTTTAGATGAAATTTTATTTCTAAACGACGGTAAAGCAGCTCCCCTTGAATACAAGTTCGCGGAGTATAAAGACAATCTGTTTAGGACCACGAAGTCACAGCTTATTCTCCAGTCAATACTTATTGAGGAAAACTACGGCAAAAAAGTGGACCGAAGCTTCGTATGCTATGTAAGAAGCAACCATAAACTGGTTGAAATGGATATCAGGCAGAGTGACGTCGATAAAGTAAAGGCAGAGATTTCTGATATCCTAAATATTATCAGAACCGGATTTTACCCGAAGACAAAGAAAAATATCAACAAATGCACCGACTGCTGCTACAGAAACATCTGTACATGA
- a CDS encoding 3-isopropylmalate dehydratase small subunit gives MGRVWKFGDDIDTDAIIPGRFLTIYDPKELASHAFEGTRDEFSKEAKDGDVIVGGKNFGCGSSREHAPIALKGAGVKYIVAKSFARIFYRNSINTGVLPVVCKDTDKISDGEEVTVNLKEAYIEAGGNRYPLEPIPGFMQEIVDAGGLVEYAKRR, from the coding sequence ATGGGAAGAGTGTGGAAGTTCGGGGACGACATCGATACCGACGCGATAATTCCGGGAAGGTTTCTTACGATATATGACCCTAAGGAGCTTGCATCGCATGCCTTTGAGGGCACACGTGACGAGTTTTCCAAAGAGGCGAAGGACGGCGACGTTATCGTGGGAGGCAAAAACTTCGGCTGCGGCTCGTCCCGTGAGCATGCCCCGATTGCGCTTAAGGGTGCAGGAGTCAAATATATTGTCGCAAAGTCTTTTGCAAGGATATTCTACAGGAACTCCATTAACACCGGAGTTCTTCCTGTGGTATGCAAAGATACGGACAAAATTTCAGACGGCGAAGAAGTTACCGTAAACCTGAAAGAGGCTTACATCGAAGCCGGCGGAAACAGGTATCCTCTTGAGCCTATCCCGGGGTTCATGCAGGAGATTGTCGATGCCGGAGGTCTTGTTGAATACGCAAAGAGGCGCTGA
- a CDS encoding isocitrate/isopropylmalate dehydrogenase family protein, which translates to MTLYKAACMPGDGIGPEIIAEGRKVLDAAGEKFGFDIEWTDYDTGAEKYLKTGELITEDELKELSGYPAIYFGAIGDERVKPGILEKGILLSMRFYFDEYVNLRPVKLLKGVETPLANKKPEDIDFVVVRENTEDFYVGIGSRAKAGKQRDELSVMRELYSVKFGVDVETDADELAYQIGVLSRQGSKRVMDYAFSLAESRDKKVTSVDKANVLTDVYGLWREVFEETKKSYPDVATEYNFVDAVTMWFVKNPEWFDVLVTPNMFGDIITDLGAMIQGGLGLAPGGNINPKGTSMFEPIHGSAPKYRGKNVANPLATIWAGSLLLDTLGEKEAANAVVSSIEHSIEKKAVTRDMGGSMRTSDIGEWISKDILNG; encoded by the coding sequence ATGACATTATATAAGGCGGCGTGCATGCCGGGAGACGGAATAGGACCTGAAATCATTGCCGAGGGCAGAAAGGTCCTGGATGCGGCCGGAGAGAAATTCGGTTTCGATATAGAGTGGACCGACTACGATACCGGTGCGGAGAAGTACCTTAAGACCGGTGAACTTATAACGGAGGACGAGTTAAAGGAGCTTTCCGGGTATCCTGCGATTTATTTTGGCGCTATCGGTGACGAGAGGGTAAAACCCGGAATTCTTGAGAAGGGAATCCTTCTTTCGATGAGGTTTTACTTCGACGAATATGTAAACTTAAGACCGGTAAAACTCCTGAAGGGCGTTGAGACCCCGCTTGCAAACAAGAAGCCGGAGGACATTGACTTTGTGGTGGTCCGTGAAAATACCGAGGACTTTTATGTCGGCATCGGGTCAAGGGCTAAGGCCGGAAAACAGAGGGACGAGCTTTCGGTTATGCGTGAACTCTACAGCGTTAAGTTTGGTGTCGATGTCGAGACCGATGCGGACGAGCTTGCATACCAGATAGGAGTTTTAAGCAGGCAGGGTTCGAAGCGTGTTATGGATTATGCGTTCTCTCTTGCGGAGTCAAGGGACAAAAAAGTTACTTCCGTTGACAAGGCAAACGTCCTGACCGACGTATACGGCCTCTGGCGCGAGGTGTTCGAGGAGACGAAAAAGAGCTATCCGGACGTTGCAACCGAGTACAACTTTGTCGATGCCGTTACGATGTGGTTCGTCAAAAACCCGGAGTGGTTTGACGTCCTGGTTACACCCAATATGTTCGGCGACATCATAACCGATCTCGGAGCGATGATCCAGGGAGGTCTCGGCCTTGCACCCGGCGGAAACATCAACCCGAAGGGGACGTCGATGTTTGAGCCTATTCACGGCTCGGCACCCAAGTACAGGGGCAAAAATGTTGCAAACCCTCTTGCGACAATCTGGGCAGGTTCACTTTTGCTTGACACTCTCGGAGAGAAGGAAGCGGCGAATGCGGTCGTTTCGTCAATCGAGCATTCGATAGAGAAAAAAGCCGTGACACGGGATATGGGAGGTTCGATGAGGACCTCTGATATCGGCGAGTGGATATCGAAGGATATCCTGAACGGATAA
- the cas5b gene encoding type I-B CRISPR-associated protein Cas5b — MDKLLAFDIWGEYGHFRKIYTTTSPLTYSVPTRTSLAGLIGAIAGIDKDEYLKFSSKSCENLAVGLNSPVEKVRIPENLIKTESDFKKMHCITNRTQIRFEFLKNPSFRVYFAHSDKKLYEKVKSLLSGHKCIYTPCLGISEHIASFKFVGEFEYETVTSGEKATLHSVIPESKVIKLDFQDSLEYISERQPVEMDEDRCVLEYDNVVFERCAKPISASVKDFCKLGSGDNIVFL, encoded by the coding sequence GTGGATAAACTGTTGGCCTTTGATATCTGGGGAGAATACGGGCATTTCAGGAAAATATACACGACGACTTCTCCTCTTACATATTCGGTTCCCACGAGAACCTCTCTGGCGGGGCTTATCGGAGCGATAGCAGGAATCGATAAGGATGAATATCTCAAATTTTCATCAAAATCATGTGAGAACCTTGCAGTGGGGCTCAACAGTCCTGTGGAAAAGGTTAGAATCCCTGAAAACCTTATAAAAACCGAAAGTGATTTCAAAAAGATGCATTGTATTACAAACAGGACTCAGATCCGTTTTGAATTCTTAAAAAATCCATCATTTCGTGTTTACTTCGCTCACTCGGACAAAAAACTGTATGAAAAGGTAAAGAGCCTTCTTTCCGGGCATAAGTGCATATATACGCCATGCCTTGGTATAAGCGAGCATATCGCGAGTTTTAAATTTGTGGGTGAATTTGAATATGAAACCGTTACATCGGGTGAAAAAGCAACTCTACACAGTGTAATCCCGGAATCAAAAGTAATTAAACTGGATTTTCAGGACAGTCTTGAATATATCTCGGAAAGACAGCCTGTTGAAATGGATGAAGACAGGTGCGTTCTTGAATACGACAATGTCGTATTTGAACGCTGTGCCAAACCAATATCTGCGAGCGTAAAGGATTTCTGCAAACTGGGCAGCGGTGACAATATTGTCTTCCTCTGA